The Helianthus annuus cultivar XRQ/B chromosome 16, HanXRQr2.0-SUNRISE, whole genome shotgun sequence genome includes a window with the following:
- the LOC110919084 gene encoding 17.3 kDa class I heat shock protein-like produces the protein TSPPPPPPLRDREAFRDFPISSSSDVSRETSALVKARVDWKETPEAHVFKADLPGIKKEEVKVEVEDGNILQITGERNVEKEDKNDKWHRVESACVEIFG, from the coding sequence acttcaccaccaccaccaccaccattgaggGATCGAGAAGCATTCAGAGACTTCCCCATTTCATCTTCATCTGACGTTTCAAGGGAAACCTCTGCGTTGGTAAAAGCCCGTGTGGATTGGAAGGAAACACCGGAAGCTCATGTGTTCAAGGCCGATCTTCCAGGGATCAAGAAAGAAGAGGTGAAGGTGGAGGTTGAAGACGGAAACATCTTACAAATCACCGGTGAGAGGAACGTCGAGAAAGAAGATAAGAATGATAAATGGCATCGGGTTGAAAGTGCCTGTGTTGAAATCTTTGGTTAG